TGGATGTATTTTTTATGATTGGTGTTATCATTGGCGGGTTCTTTAAAATTTCCATTTTCTTTTATGTGGCGGTACTAGCGGCGGCAAGTTTATTCAACGTAAAAGAATCATCTCAGCTTGTGTTTCCCTTAGGGTTTATTACGCTGTTTCTATCGGTAGGAATAGCGAGCAATTTCTCTGAACATATTCGGGAAGGTTTGGATATTGTACCGCTTTATCTGCATTTGCCGTTTCAAGTGATTTTTCCGCTTCTTTTGCTGGTGAGTGCCGTCTTAAGAAATAGGAAAAAACAAAAAAAGCAGCTGGCAACGAAATAACAATCGAGAGGCTGGGTGAATAATGATGAAGAACGATGCTTTGAAAATAATTGGTATTCCGATATTAATGGCAGTGACGTTATTTGGCTTAATGCTGCTGCTGGATATCATTCAAGGGTATAACGTGAAACTTTCTATAAACCACATACTTAATCCGTTTTCGATTATGAGACCTGCTGAAGGATTTATTTTCGTTCTGCTTTCTGTTTTGTTGATTGGCTACTATTGGAAGGTGCTTTCGCAAGCGAAAAAAGCAGAAAAAAATACGGATGAAAAGTAAGACTTTCTTTTAAAAAGGGGTATAGACATGTGGTGCCGGTTTGTTTTGTGTATGTTGGAACAAATAGGGAGAAATAAACAACGGCCTGGTGGAGATACTATTTGAGGGAATGAATCCACTAACAGAAACAGAGGAGGAATTAGTATGGAAGAGATTCAAGTAGGCGATATTTTTACGCTGGCAGATGAAAATGACCAAGAAGAAGAAATTGAAGTGCTTGGTACATTGAAGATTGACGGAACTCAATATGCAGCTGTTAGTTTGGTGGAAGAGCTTAACGAAGCTTCAGAAGAAGACATCAATGTGTTCTTTTTAAAAGGCGAAAATGTAGAGCAGTTAACGGTCATTGAAGATGATGAAGAATTTGAAAAAGTAGCTGCGGCGTTTCAAGAGGCTGAGCAAGGCTGATCAACCCAATGGCTTTCTATGATTATACATTGGTTTTGTAAGAACTACATAACAA
The genomic region above belongs to Domibacillus sp. DTU_2020_1001157_1_SI_ALB_TIR_016 and contains:
- a CDS encoding DUF1292 domain-containing protein, with translation MEEIQVGDIFTLADENDQEEEIEVLGTLKIDGTQYAAVSLVEELNEASEEDINVFFLKGENVEQLTVIEDDEEFEKVAAAFQEAEQG